Proteins from a genomic interval of Thermoanaerobacterium thermosaccharolyticum DSM 571:
- the alsE gene encoding D-allulose 6-phosphate 3-epimerase — MKYLFSPSLMCMNLIKLNEQISVLNSKADFLHVDIMDGHFVKNITLSPFFIEQIKSYVNIPIDAHLMVENPGDYIEICEKSGASFITIHAETINREAFRIIDRIKSHGLMVGIALNPATPISEIKHYINKIDKITIMTVDPGFAGQPFIPEVLEKIRDLKRLKDDNNYNYLIEADGSCNKNTFQVLKDAGCKVFVLGSSGLFNLSDDLGKAWEIMIGNFNG, encoded by the coding sequence ATGAAATATTTATTTTCGCCATCTTTAATGTGTATGAATTTAATCAAGCTAAATGAACAAATATCTGTTCTTAATAGCAAGGCGGATTTTTTGCATGTTGACATCATGGATGGCCATTTTGTTAAAAATATTACTTTATCACCGTTTTTTATAGAGCAGATTAAATCATATGTCAATATTCCTATTGATGCACACCTTATGGTAGAAAATCCAGGTGATTATATTGAAATATGCGAAAAATCGGGAGCAAGTTTTATAACTATACATGCAGAAACAATTAATAGAGAAGCATTTAGAATAATAGATAGAATTAAAAGTCATGGACTCATGGTTGGCATAGCATTGAATCCAGCAACACCTATTTCGGAAATTAAACATTATATTAATAAAATAGATAAGATAACAATAATGACTGTCGATCCCGGCTTCGCTGGTCAACCATTTATTCCGGAGGTATTGGAAAAGATCCGAGATCTAAAGAGACTGAAAGATGATAATAATTATAATTATTTAATTGAAGCAGATGGTTCCTGCAATAAAAATACGTTTCAAGTGCTAAAAGATGCCGGATGTAAAGTTTTCGTATTAGGTTCATCAGGGCTTTTTAATCTTAGCGATGATTTGGGAAAAGCGTGGGAAATAATGATTGGCAATTTTAATGGATAA
- a CDS encoding galactitol-1-phosphate 5-dehydrogenase, whose amino-acid sequence MKAAVIKSKGVIIFENIEKPKPKQGEALIKIKACGVCGSDLPRIYRETYHYPLVAGHEMSGIVEEVGEDVDKSIIGKRVAIFPLIPCRKCASCETGNYAQCSNYNYLGSRTDGGMAEYVVAPIWNLCPFDDRVSFEEGAMIEPATVAQHALRNARIDIGSNVVIYGAGPIGLLVAKWAKISGATNVMMVDVDEMKIDFAKKVGFDLIINSGKEDPIKWIKDITKDGADIAVEASGSYKALQQCIESIKNFGKVILLGNPDSDMNIPLKLYSKILRKEATLKGSWNTVYTSLNKNEWKTTINTLESGRLKLSDLITHKVKIEDLPETIEKMHNKDIFYTKVLMIND is encoded by the coding sequence ATGAAAGCAGCGGTTATAAAATCAAAAGGTGTTATAATTTTTGAAAATATAGAAAAACCAAAACCAAAACAAGGTGAAGCTTTGATAAAAATTAAAGCGTGTGGCGTTTGTGGTTCGGATTTGCCGAGGATATACAGAGAAACGTATCATTATCCTCTTGTTGCCGGGCATGAAATGTCTGGAATTGTTGAAGAAGTCGGAGAAGATGTTGATAAAAGCATCATTGGCAAGCGTGTCGCCATTTTTCCACTTATTCCATGCAGGAAATGTGCAAGCTGTGAAACAGGGAACTATGCACAATGTTCCAATTATAACTATTTAGGGTCAAGGACAGATGGTGGTATGGCAGAATATGTTGTTGCTCCCATATGGAATTTGTGCCCATTTGACGATAGAGTAAGTTTTGAAGAGGGCGCGATGATCGAACCAGCTACGGTTGCGCAACATGCTTTAAGAAACGCGAGGATAGATATAGGTAGCAATGTTGTTATTTATGGAGCAGGTCCGATAGGACTTTTAGTTGCAAAATGGGCCAAGATAAGTGGTGCAACAAATGTAATGATGGTTGATGTGGATGAAATGAAGATAGATTTTGCAAAAAAAGTTGGCTTTGATTTAATTATAAATTCCGGAAAAGAAGATCCTATAAAGTGGATAAAGGATATAACAAAAGATGGAGCAGATATAGCAGTAGAAGCATCTGGTTCATATAAAGCGCTACAACAATGTATTGAAAGCATAAAAAACTTCGGGAAAGTTATTCTTCTCGGCAATCCAGACAGTGATATGAATATACCATTAAAATTGTATAGCAAGATCTTAAGAAAAGAGGCAACACTAAAAGGCTCATGGAATACAGTTTATACCAGCTTAAACAAGAATGAATGGAAGACAACTATAAATACTTTAGAATCAGGGCGCCTCAAATTAAGTGACCTTATAACACATAAAGTGAAGATAGAGGATTTGCCTGAAACGATCGAAAAAATGCACAACAAAGATATATTTTACACCAAAGTCTTAATGATAAATGATTGA
- a CDS encoding PTS sugar transporter subunit IIA — MIGILVVTHGDFGRELIKSAELIVGKQDNIKCIGLFHGDDIEKFKREVSNTIYSLDDGDGVLVFTDLFGASPSNAVALSMKPVEKKVNFECITGVNMPMILEALTMRKSCKLKDLKEHSLNVGLGGIKDLYNELNVKKENDI, encoded by the coding sequence ATGATAGGAATATTGGTCGTAACCCACGGAGATTTCGGCAGAGAATTAATAAAAAGCGCAGAACTTATCGTAGGAAAACAGGACAATATAAAATGTATTGGTCTATTTCATGGTGATGATATAGAGAAATTCAAAAGGGAAGTATCAAATACAATATATTCTTTAGATGATGGCGATGGAGTCTTGGTGTTTACAGATCTTTTTGGAGCAAGCCCTTCAAATGCAGTAGCATTAAGTATGAAGCCGGTTGAGAAAAAAGTAAATTTTGAATGTATAACAGGTGTAAATATGCCAATGATTCTGGAGGCACTGACGATGAGAAAATCATGTAAACTGAAAGATTTGAAAGAACACAGCCTCAATGTTGGATTAGGAGGTATAAAAGACCTTTACAATGAACTTAATGTAAAAAAGGAAAATGATATTTAA
- a CDS encoding alcohol dehydrogenase catalytic domain-containing protein, with protein MLALRLYGKDDLRCESIPDPILPKGGMIIKVESCAICGSDIRNIKAGGTSHGMILPRVMGHEASGTIYQIDDEIDEEGYKIGERVIISCGIPCGWCEYCLSGNTNLCINKRSLSCEYDGCFAEYVAVPRELVKANGVIPIPDNISFEEASIVEPISCALNGQELSKVGLNDAVVIIGGGPIGIVHAILSKILGASKVILSEISNDRIEIARDFKEIDRIIDPAKEIL; from the coding sequence TTGTTGGCATTGAGGCTTTACGGCAAAGATGATCTAAGGTGCGAAAGTATACCTGATCCTATATTGCCCAAAGGAGGAATGATAATAAAAGTTGAATCTTGTGCAATATGCGGCAGCGATATAAGAAATATTAAAGCCGGCGGTACATCTCATGGGATGATACTGCCGAGAGTAATGGGGCATGAAGCTTCGGGAACCATTTATCAAATTGATGACGAAATAGATGAAGAAGGATATAAAATCGGAGAAAGGGTAATCATATCATGTGGCATACCATGTGGGTGGTGCGAATATTGTTTAAGCGGAAACACAAATCTATGCATAAATAAAAGATCTTTGTCTTGTGAATATGATGGTTGCTTTGCAGAATATGTAGCAGTTCCAAGAGAACTTGTTAAAGCAAATGGTGTGATTCCAATACCTGATAATATTTCTTTTGAAGAGGCTTCAATTGTAGAACCAATATCATGTGCCTTAAATGGTCAGGAATTGTCCAAAGTAGGTTTAAATGATGCAGTAGTAATCATAGGAGGTGGTCCCATAGGTATAGTACATGCAATTCTATCTAAAATATTAGGGGCCTCAAAGGTTATTCTGTCGGAGATATCCAATGACAGAATAGAGATAGCAAGGGATTTTAAAGAAATAGATAGGATTATTGATCCCGCTAAAGAGATTTTGTAA
- the hxlB gene encoding 6-phospho-3-hexuloisomerase, translating to MQDYKLVQKMILEENMRSLETIEDKDVEKMAELILDSNKVFVVGVGRVLLMLQAFVKRLNHIGIEAYYVGEINEPAITDKDLLIVGSGSGESAIPLAIANIAKKYKAKILYIGSNINSSIGKISDFSIRIPCPTKLKLKDELHSMQPMSSLFEQSLLLFCDAVSYIILKKKNIDLNSLWKYHANLE from the coding sequence TTGCAGGACTACAAACTTGTTCAGAAGATGATATTAGAAGAAAATATGAGATCTCTTGAAACTATAGAAGACAAAGACGTTGAAAAGATGGCTGAATTAATATTAGATTCAAATAAAGTTTTTGTTGTAGGGGTAGGAAGAGTCCTTTTAATGCTTCAGGCTTTTGTAAAAAGGTTGAATCATATAGGAATTGAAGCGTACTATGTTGGAGAAATTAATGAACCAGCCATAACAGATAAGGATCTTTTAATTGTAGGTTCAGGCTCCGGTGAAAGTGCTATTCCATTAGCTATTGCAAATATTGCGAAAAAGTATAAGGCAAAAATATTGTATATTGGATCAAATATAAATAGTTCAATAGGGAAAATATCTGATTTTTCAATAAGAATACCGTGCCCCACAAAATTAAAATTGAAAGATGAATTACATTCAATGCAGCCTATGAGCAGTTTATTTGAGCAAAGTCTTTTACTATTTTGTGATGCAGTTTCTTATATTATTTTAAAGAAAAAGAATATTGATTTAAATTCCTTATGGAAATACCATGCTAATCTGGAATAA
- a CDS encoding PTS system mannose/fructose/N-acetylgalactosamine-transporter subunit IIB codes for MLNIVLTRIDDRLIHGQVMTAWVKNTKANRIIVVDDDVYKDPFMEQVLKMAAPTGVKVDVYDIKTAISVLNDSGNAEERVIVLAKFPKTVLSIIEGGVAIKSLNIGGMGAGIGRKPFYKNISASEEERGIFKRILELGTHVFVQIIPDEKEVDLRKIL; via the coding sequence ATGCTTAATATAGTTTTAACAAGAATCGACGATAGATTGATACATGGGCAGGTGATGACGGCTTGGGTCAAAAATACAAAAGCAAATCGAATCATAGTTGTAGATGATGATGTATATAAAGATCCTTTTATGGAGCAGGTGCTGAAGATGGCTGCACCGACAGGTGTAAAAGTTGACGTCTATGATATTAAAACTGCTATAAGCGTTCTGAATGATAGTGGAAACGCAGAGGAAAGGGTAATTGTTCTGGCAAAGTTTCCTAAAACAGTCTTATCTATTATAGAAGGTGGAGTTGCAATTAAAAGCTTGAATATCGGTGGCATGGGAGCAGGGATAGGAAGAAAGCCATTTTACAAAAATATATCGGCATCAGAAGAAGAAAGGGGGATTTTCAAAAGAATATTGGAACTTGGGACGCATGTATTTGTACAAATAATACCCGATGAGAAGGAGGTCGATTTGAGAAAAATATTATGA
- a CDS encoding PTS system mannose/fructose/sorbose family transporter subunit IID, with product MDNKPNQIKLRKRDLIFHWLLGYSNETCYNYERLQALGTTAAMYPIIKRLYKSKEDISKALKRYLVFFNTEPSFIGTIIHGICASMEEQRANGANITDEDTNALRTGLMGPMAGIGDTVSQGLVYPILAGIACSLALQGNVMGPIFFEIAYKVIMLTMGYNMYMLGYRRGKSVILEILKSGTLSKLTDAFSIIGLMVVGAMTSQRVNVVVPLSFKVGQVSLNIQKILDSLLPGLVPLAITLIVWQLIRKKVKPIYVILLLFVLGIVASYLNILGVPKA from the coding sequence ATGGATAATAAGCCAAATCAGATAAAACTAAGAAAGAGAGACTTGATATTCCATTGGCTTTTAGGTTATTCCAATGAGACATGCTATAACTATGAAAGACTTCAAGCCCTTGGTACTACAGCGGCAATGTATCCAATAATTAAAAGGCTTTACAAAAGCAAAGAGGATATTTCAAAGGCACTTAAAAGGTATCTCGTCTTTTTCAACACTGAGCCTTCCTTTATAGGAACCATCATCCATGGTATTTGTGCATCGATGGAAGAACAAAGAGCAAATGGAGCAAATATTACTGATGAAGATACAAATGCGTTGAGGACTGGTTTGATGGGGCCGATGGCAGGCATTGGAGATACAGTAAGTCAGGGTTTGGTTTATCCAATTTTGGCTGGTATAGCCTGCAGTTTGGCACTTCAAGGTAATGTGATGGGACCAATATTTTTTGAGATTGCGTACAAGGTAATTATGCTAACAATGGGCTATAACATGTATATGCTTGGGTATAGAAGAGGTAAAAGTGTAATCTTGGAGATATTAAAATCGGGCACATTGTCAAAGCTGACAGATGCTTTCAGCATAATTGGATTGATGGTTGTAGGAGCTATGACATCTCAGAGGGTAAATGTTGTCGTTCCATTATCATTTAAAGTTGGTCAGGTTTCTTTGAATATTCAAAAAATATTAGATTCATTGCTGCCGGGTTTGGTACCGTTGGCAATAACCCTCATCGTATGGCAATTAATACGCAAAAAAGTAAAACCGATCTATGTAATATTGTTATTATTTGTTTTAGGTATAGTTGCGTCATATCTGAATATCTTAGGCGTACCTAAAGCGTAA
- a CDS encoding PTS mannose/fructose/sorbose/N-acetylgalactosamine transporter subunit IIC, which produces MLIQALLVALIATMSSWWVTHTITRTWLYPLWSGFLVALAMGEPIKGMMAAAYINLAYLGWITAGGTMPGNLMVAGVFGTALTLLSGADPKMAITFAVPFSMLGILTWQAYMTINSLWVHRADRYAEEGNLKGILLMNWIPSGILSFILNGIPAFLMVYYGGGFMKRLLASIPQSLVNGFNVVGALMPALGIAMLLDYIGKKNLIPYYLIGFFAATYLKLDIMAVTVFGALIAIIMYSKENLFSTKGGEA; this is translated from the coding sequence ATGTTAATACAAGCTTTATTAGTCGCTTTGATAGCAACTATGAGCAGTTGGTGGGTTACTCATACAATTACAAGAACCTGGTTGTACCCGCTTTGGTCAGGCTTTTTGGTCGCTTTAGCAATGGGTGAGCCAATAAAAGGCATGATGGCTGCAGCTTATATCAACCTTGCATATCTTGGCTGGATTACCGCTGGTGGTACAATGCCAGGCAACTTGATGGTTGCCGGAGTTTTCGGCACAGCTCTTACACTTCTGTCAGGAGCAGATCCAAAAATGGCGATAACATTTGCTGTACCATTCAGTATGCTTGGTATATTGACGTGGCAGGCTTATATGACAATAAACAGCTTGTGGGTTCACAGAGCTGATAGATATGCAGAAGAAGGAAACCTTAAAGGCATTCTTTTGATGAATTGGATACCATCCGGCATTTTAAGTTTCATATTAAATGGTATACCAGCATTTTTGATGGTGTATTACGGCGGTGGATTCATGAAAAGGTTATTAGCATCGATTCCACAATCTCTTGTAAATGGATTTAATGTTGTGGGTGCTTTGATGCCTGCATTAGGAATTGCGATGTTATTGGACTATATAGGCAAAAAGAATCTTATACCATATTATCTGATAGGTTTCTTTGCTGCAACTTATTTGAAACTTGATATAATGGCAGTCACGGTTTTTGGAGCCTTGATAGCAATAATAATGTACTCAAAAGAGAATTTATTTAGCACAAAAGGGGGAGAAGCATAA